One segment of Candidatus Zixiibacteriota bacterium DNA contains the following:
- a CDS encoding nuclear transport factor 2 family protein yields the protein MRNLLFIATITLLITLGEGCRTMNHEIDIEAEKTAIEKVIESSIGWAVDKNKDLLFGCFADDENLFYFSPGDNGTIRGRKAFIELTENFFMSDDFRAIGFDIRDLEINLSRTGEVAWYHARLDDFNEWKGQPADWEDVRWTGVLEKRNGGWVIVQMHFSFPADRIDKG from the coding sequence GTGAGAAATTTATTGTTCATCGCTACCATCACGCTTTTAATAACCCTGGGAGAAGGATGCCGAACTATGAATCATGAAATTGATATCGAAGCCGAGAAGACCGCGATAGAGAAAGTTATAGAGAGCAGTATCGGATGGGCGGTCGACAAGAATAAGGACCTCCTGTTCGGCTGTTTTGCCGATGATGAGAACCTGTTTTATTTTTCTCCCGGAGACAACGGAACGATCCGGGGCCGGAAGGCTTTTATCGAATTAACGGAAAACTTTTTTATGAGTGATGATTTTCGGGCGATCGGGTTTGATATCCGTGATCTTGAGATAAATTTATCACGAACGGGGGAAGTGGCCTGGTATCATGCCCGGCTCGATGATTTCAACGAATGGAAAGGTCAGCCGGCCGACTGGGAGGATGTTCGCTGGACCGGGGTATTGGAAAAGCGTAACGGCGGCTGGGTGATAGTCCAGATGCATTTTTCGTTTCCTGCCGACCGTATTGATAAGGGGTG
- a CDS encoding efflux RND transporter permease subunit — translation MIISSICINRPVLATVMSILIVLFGIIGFLFLGVREYPSVDPPVVTVSTSYTGANADVIESQITEPLEESINGISGIRSLTSASRDGRSSITVEFELGVDMEDAANDVRDRVSRAQRNLPTDVDPPIISKADADAMMIVSMAIQSDRRSLLELSSIANDVFKERLQTIPGISEIRIWGEKKYSMKLLIDPGRLAAHGLTPLDVRSALNQENVELPSGMIEGYNTELSIRTFGRMTTPDEFNNLIIKETQGLVVRLRDIGEAILAPENERTLLQGDGGIPMVAVAVTPQPGSNHIAIADEFYRRVEQIKRELPEDIRLKISYDVTTNIRKGITEVEETILIAFLLVLLVIFVFLRQWRTTIIPMVAIPISLIGAFFIMYAAGFTINILTLLGIVLSTGIVVDDAIVVLENIYSKIERGIRPREAGHLGSKEIYFAIISTTITLASVFLPIIFLQGLTGRLFREFGIVVAGAVLISAFVSLTLTPMMSARILHKSRRETKFFHLSERFFKSLIAGYHRWLSGFIARRWLAPVIMVVSVLIIFGIGSLIPSELAPMEDKGRLSINITAPEGTAYDAMRDHIGDLIKIVDTIPEKEALLALTAPGFGSSGAANAGFIRINLVPPEKRERSQQEIANAISARLRTETFARAYVTQEQTIGGGRRSGLPVEYVIQAVTMDKLKEVIPVFMARAQADSAFEIVDLNLKFNKPELTIEIDRDRARALGITIRDIAETLQLYFSGQRYGYFIFNGKQYSVIAQANRVNRDEPLDLSSIYVRNNKNELIQLDNVVKLSYRTNPPQLYRYNRYVSGTVSASPAPGFTLGSAIDEMNKIADEVLDESFSTTLSGTAKEFAESSNTLLFAFFLALILVYLILSAQFESFRDPLIIMFTVPLALAGAILSLWIFGQTFNIFSQIGIIALVGIVTKNGILIVEFANQRRNQGLGVVEAVIDAAVQRFRPILMTSLATIFGVLPIALAIGAASKSRVSMGIVIIGGLLFSLGLTLFVIPALYTYLSSKRREIIETAPSQVESPKA, via the coding sequence ATGATAATATCCTCGATATGTATCAATCGTCCGGTCCTGGCGACGGTTATGTCGATTCTGATCGTCCTGTTCGGTATTATTGGTTTTCTTTTCCTTGGTGTCAGGGAGTACCCCAGTGTCGACCCCCCGGTGGTGACGGTATCCACCAGTTATACCGGGGCGAATGCCGATGTTATCGAATCCCAGATCACCGAGCCGCTGGAAGAATCGATCAACGGAATTTCCGGGATCAGGTCGCTGACCTCGGCCAGCCGGGACGGCCGCAGTTCTATCACGGTGGAATTCGAGCTGGGAGTGGATATGGAAGACGCGGCCAATGATGTTCGCGACCGGGTCTCCCGCGCCCAGCGCAATCTTCCGACCGATGTGGATCCGCCGATTATCTCCAAGGCCGATGCCGACGCCATGATGATAGTGTCGATGGCGATTCAGAGTGATCGCCGCTCGCTTCTGGAATTATCCTCGATTGCCAATGATGTTTTCAAGGAGCGTTTGCAGACTATCCCGGGAATAAGTGAAATTCGCATCTGGGGCGAAAAGAAATATTCCATGAAACTTTTGATTGATCCGGGGCGACTGGCCGCTCACGGATTGACGCCGCTGGACGTCAGGAGCGCTCTTAACCAGGAGAATGTCGAGTTGCCTTCGGGTATGATCGAGGGTTACAATACCGAACTGTCAATTCGCACTTTCGGCCGGATGACCACGCCTGATGAGTTTAATAACCTGATAATCAAGGAGACCCAGGGTTTGGTGGTGAGGCTTCGGGATATCGGCGAGGCGATTCTGGCGCCGGAGAACGAGCGAACACTTTTGCAGGGCGACGGAGGGATCCCGATGGTGGCGGTGGCGGTGACCCCTCAACCGGGTTCGAATCATATTGCTATTGCCGATGAGTTTTACCGACGGGTGGAGCAGATCAAACGGGAGTTGCCCGAGGATATCCGGCTTAAAATATCTTATGATGTTACCACCAATATCAGGAAAGGCATCACCGAGGTCGAGGAGACGATTTTAATTGCTTTCCTGCTGGTTCTGCTGGTGATATTCGTCTTTTTGCGGCAGTGGCGGACGACGATTATCCCCATGGTGGCGATCCCGATTTCGCTGATCGGGGCCTTTTTCATCATGTATGCCGCCGGATTCACGATCAATATTTTGACCCTGCTGGGGATTGTATTATCGACCGGGATTGTGGTCGATGATGCCATTGTGGTGCTGGAAAATATTTACAGCAAAATCGAGCGTGGAATACGGCCCCGCGAAGCCGGTCATCTTGGTTCCAAAGAGATTTATTTTGCCATCATATCGACCACCATCACGCTGGCCTCGGTTTTTCTGCCGATCATCTTTCTCCAGGGATTAACCGGCCGCCTGTTTCGGGAATTCGGGATTGTCGTGGCCGGGGCGGTCCTTATCTCGGCCTTTGTTTCGCTGACTTTGACGCCGATGATGAGCGCCCGGATATTACATAAGAGCCGCCGGGAAACGAAATTTTTCCATCTCAGTGAGCGTTTTTTTAAAAGTTTAATTGCCGGTTATCACCGTTGGCTGAGCGGGTTTATTGCCCGCCGCTGGCTGGCCCCGGTGATCATGGTGGTTTCGGTGCTTATTATTTTCGGAATCGGTTCCCTGATTCCCTCGGAACTGGCCCCGATGGAGGATAAGGGCCGACTGTCGATTAATATCACGGCCCCGGAGGGAACGGCCTATGATGCCATGCGAGATCATATCGGGGATCTGATAAAAATTGTCGATACCATACCGGAAAAAGAAGCTCTTCTGGCTTTGACTGCTCCCGGGTTCGGTTCCAGCGGTGCGGCCAATGCCGGATTCATACGAATAAATCTGGTTCCGCCGGAAAAGCGGGAGAGGAGCCAGCAGGAAATCGCCAATGCCATTTCCGCCAGGCTGCGGACCGAAACCTTCGCACGCGCCTATGTCACCCAGGAACAGACCATCGGCGGCGGCCGCCGTTCGGGTTTGCCGGTGGAGTATGTTATTCAGGCGGTCACAATGGATAAACTCAAGGAGGTCATCCCGGTTTTCATGGCCCGGGCGCAGGCCGATTCGGCGTTCGAAATTGTCGATTTGAATTTGAAATTCAACAAGCCGGAACTGACAATCGAGATCGACCGTGACCGGGCGCGGGCCCTGGGGATAACTATTCGGGATATCGCTGAAACTCTGCAGTTGTATTTCAGCGGTCAGCGGTACGGTTATTTTATTTTCAACGGCAAGCAGTACTCGGTGATCGCCCAGGCCAACCGGGTTAATCGGGATGAGCCGCTTGATCTCAGTTCGATATATGTCCGGAACAATAAGAATGAGCTGATCCAGCTTGATAATGTCGTCAAATTGTCGTACCGAACTAACCCGCCTCAGTTGTATCGCTACAACCGTTATGTTTCAGGAACCGTAAGCGCTTCGCCTGCGCCCGGTTTTACGCTCGGTTCGGCTATCGACGAAATGAACAAAATCGCCGATGAGGTGCTGGATGAATCATTTTCGACGACTCTGTCCGGAACAGCCAAGGAGTTCGCGGAAAGCTCGAACACGCTTCTGTTCGCTTTTTTTCTGGCCTTGATTCTGGTTTATCTGATTTTATCAGCCCAGTTCGAGAGTTTCCGGGATCCGCTGATTATTATGTTCACGGTTCCACTGGCGTTGGCCGGGGCGATTCTCTCGCTGTGGATTTTCGGCCAGACCTTCAATATTTTCAGCCAGATCGGTATTATTGCTCTGGTCGGGATTGTCACCAAGAATGGTATTTTGATTGTGGAATTCGCCAACCAGCGGCGGAACCAGGGGTTGGGGGTAGTTGAAGCGGTGATCGATGCCGCGGTGCAGCGTTTCCGTCCAATTTTGATGACCAGCCTGGCGACCATTTTCGGGGTGTTACCGATTGCGCTGGCGATCGGGGCGGCCTCGAAAAGCCGCGTATCGATGGGCATTGTGATTATCGGCGGACTGCTGTTTTCGCTCGGACTGACCCTTTTTGTAATACCGGCCCTGTACACCTATCTTTCCTCAAAACGAAGGGAAATTATAGAAACAGCGCCTTCTCAGGTTGAAAGCCCCAAGGCTTAA
- a CDS encoding efflux RND transporter periplasmic adaptor subunit: MNLIRFLCVSAILIIAGCNNSDVSPQTRGGGRAVSVEAMVLHPQPLENKIFTTGTLLANEEVELRPEVSGRVTGVFFEEGREVRGGDILLKINDRELQAELKRKQLEEALAVDEERRKRALHDISGISQEDYDRALNALNIIRAEREVIESQLAETEIRAPFDGVVGLRYISEGSYVTPTTLVATMQDIDPIKAEFSVPEKYSGKLTAGMDVMIQIGEAEEKHRGTIYAVEVKVDPATRTLKARATIPNPKGLLIPGSFARVEITLERIAEAIVIPTGAILPGLEGDRVFVCENGLARSVPVTTGIRTERSIQISGGLNPGDTLILTGLMQVTDGIPIQISNISGK, encoded by the coding sequence ATGAACCTGATTCGTTTTTTGTGTGTATCTGCTATTCTGATTATCGCCGGATGTAATAACAGCGATGTTTCGCCGCAGACCCGCGGGGGCGGGAGAGCGGTTTCGGTCGAGGCGATGGTATTACATCCGCAACCGTTGGAGAATAAGATTTTTACTACGGGAACGCTTCTAGCCAACGAGGAAGTTGAATTGCGTCCGGAGGTATCGGGTCGGGTGACGGGGGTGTTTTTTGAGGAGGGACGGGAGGTCCGGGGGGGCGATATCCTATTGAAAATAAACGATCGGGAATTGCAGGCGGAGCTGAAGCGTAAGCAACTCGAGGAAGCCCTGGCGGTCGATGAAGAGCGGCGCAAACGGGCGTTGCATGATATCAGCGGAATCAGCCAGGAGGATTACGATCGGGCTCTTAACGCTCTTAATATAATCCGGGCGGAACGGGAAGTGATCGAATCGCAACTGGCCGAGACCGAGATCAGGGCACCTTTTGATGGGGTGGTCGGCCTGCGATATATCAGCGAGGGATCGTATGTGACGCCGACGACGCTGGTGGCGACGATGCAGGATATCGATCCGATCAAGGCGGAATTTTCGGTGCCTGAAAAATATTCCGGCAAACTCACGGCAGGGATGGATGTTATGATCCAAATCGGGGAAGCCGAGGAAAAACACCGGGGGACGATATATGCCGTGGAGGTCAAAGTCGATCCGGCCACGCGGACTCTTAAGGCCCGCGCCACCATCCCTAATCCGAAGGGTCTTTTAATTCCGGGTTCGTTTGCCCGGGTCGAGATTACACTGGAACGGATTGCCGAGGCGATTGTCATTCCGACCGGGGCGATACTGCCCGGACTGGAAGGTGATAGGGTCTTTGTCTGCGAAAACGGCCTGGCCCGTTCGGTTCCGGTTACCACCGGGATCCGGACCGAAAGATCGATTCAGATCAGCGGGGGATTGAATCCCGGCGATACACTTATTCTGACCGGTTTAATGCAGGTTACCGATGGCATACCGATTCAGATTTCGAATATTTCCGGGAAATAG
- a CDS encoding alpha/beta hydrolase has protein sequence MILPFNIRKYGRSPFTAAVLHGGPGAPGYMAPVARELACTIGVLEPLQTRDSLEGQIAELAEQLTANADRPVTLIGSSWGAVLALFLAARYGNLTDKIILVGSAVFDSDSSAKIEGVRLSRMSADKRRRYEKLRQEFILAPADKRDRVMAEWGHLLDQTDQYHPLPAESEALEVQYDLHTKVWTDFISWRDRPGALKAEFGKITAPVVVIHGEYDPHPLEGIRPFLESCLPYTRFYILPRCGHYPWIEKYACHDFFEILKSELKKNEGRNT, from the coding sequence ATGATTTTACCGTTCAATATCAGAAAATACGGCCGCTCTCCATTCACGGCGGCGGTTCTTCATGGCGGCCCCGGCGCCCCCGGATATATGGCCCCGGTGGCCCGTGAACTGGCTTGTACCATCGGCGTTCTTGAACCCCTTCAAACCAGAGATTCACTGGAAGGACAGATTGCCGAGCTGGCCGAACAGCTGACTGCGAATGCCGACCGCCCGGTCACCCTGATCGGTTCCTCATGGGGCGCCGTCCTGGCTCTGTTCCTGGCCGCGCGTTACGGGAATCTGACCGATAAAATCATCCTGGTCGGAAGCGCCGTGTTCGATTCCGACAGTTCCGCAAAAATCGAGGGGGTCCGCCTGTCACGGATGTCGGCTGATAAGCGGCGGCGCTACGAAAAATTGCGGCAGGAATTTATTCTGGCCCCGGCCGATAAACGCGACCGCGTGATGGCCGAATGGGGCCACCTGCTCGATCAAACCGACCAGTATCATCCCCTGCCGGCCGAATCGGAAGCCCTGGAGGTGCAGTATGATTTGCATACCAAAGTCTGGACCGATTTCATCTCATGGCGCGACCGCCCGGGAGCTCTCAAGGCCGAATTCGGCAAAATAACCGCCCCGGTAGTGGTAATCCATGGTGAGTACGATCCCCATCCGCTTGAAGGTATCCGGCCCTTTCTCGAATCCTGTCTCCCTTATACGCGCTTTTATATTCTGCCCCGATGCGGCCATTACCCCTGGATTGAAAAATACGCCTGCCATGATTTTTTTGAGATACTGAAAAGTGAACTGAAAAAAAACGAAGGCCGGAATACATAG
- a CDS encoding M56 family metallopeptidase, which translates to MYMLEYLPFFLRDGSAVLQWPLLLIIKSALIAAIGLAVVGLMNRAAPATRNLVSRTALAAIVLLPLLSLVTPAFNLPLTDSFPASWRAMVASAAMPDTAGTDTTGRPVFAGLPVIMWLFPVWVGGVMVVLGRFGYGIIAARRIIRQSCRVMDEEIIRTASSLAQSYGLDRPANLAVSTKVQAPFVFGLFNPTVILPSKPGGFQAGELRMILMHELAHIRRHDLIWAYIGSLVLAVNWFNPLVWLLRRRMIIESDKTCDDFVINGGADPGDFAQSLVALARRMGNYRPVLSCGADMANKSQLEERIMSILRKGKRTTATGRLPVMLLAVPAMVLMIGLAGVRIWADDDPAKGAVVKEKVKAGMVDSTKDKWPSPDEFVALTKAPEQIKCVPPEYPIEAQKAGIEGVVWVQVLVDEAGTVQKVMIKKSSGEKMLDEAALKSAYTCNYIPGEQDGKPITVWVAYNITFSLDGKGDQPEKNRKVIKKEG; encoded by the coding sequence ATGTATATGCTGGAATATCTTCCATTCTTCCTGAGGGATGGATCGGCGGTTTTGCAATGGCCGTTACTTCTTATAATAAAGAGCGCCCTGATCGCCGCGATCGGTCTGGCGGTGGTGGGTTTAATGAATCGGGCCGCCCCGGCCACCCGGAATTTGGTCAGCCGGACGGCCCTGGCGGCGATTGTTCTTCTTCCGCTGTTATCCCTGGTCACGCCGGCGTTTAATCTGCCTCTCACCGATTCATTTCCGGCCTCGTGGCGGGCTATGGTTGCTTCGGCGGCTATGCCCGATACAGCCGGGACGGATACAACCGGCCGACCAGTTTTTGCAGGTTTACCTGTGATTATGTGGTTATTTCCGGTCTGGGTCGGGGGAGTTATGGTGGTTCTGGGTCGATTCGGGTATGGAATAATTGCGGCGAGGCGAATAATCCGGCAATCCTGTCGGGTGATGGATGAGGAAATTATCAGGACTGCATCAAGCCTGGCGCAATCGTATGGTCTGGACCGGCCGGCCAATCTGGCCGTATCGACCAAGGTTCAGGCACCCTTTGTTTTCGGTCTTTTTAATCCGACTGTCATCTTGCCGTCGAAGCCGGGCGGCTTTCAAGCAGGTGAACTGAGGATGATATTGATGCATGAACTGGCACATATCAGGCGGCATGATCTGATCTGGGCTTATATCGGATCGCTGGTTCTGGCGGTGAACTGGTTTAATCCGCTGGTCTGGTTGCTCCGCCGGAGGATGATAATCGAATCGGATAAAACCTGTGATGACTTTGTGATCAACGGCGGCGCCGATCCGGGCGATTTCGCCCAATCGCTGGTAGCCCTGGCACGGCGTATGGGAAATTACCGCCCGGTACTGTCGTGCGGCGCCGATATGGCAAATAAATCACAATTGGAGGAGAGAATTATGTCGATCCTTAGAAAAGGAAAAAGAACCACTGCTACCGGCCGCCTGCCGGTGATGCTTCTGGCAGTTCCCGCTATGGTTTTGATGATCGGTCTGGCCGGGGTAAGGATCTGGGCCGATGATGACCCGGCCAAGGGAGCGGTGGTAAAAGAGAAGGTGAAGGCCGGGATGGTCGATTCGACAAAGGACAAATGGCCGTCGCCCGACGAGTTTGTTGCCCTGACCAAAGCCCCGGAGCAGATTAAATGTGTTCCGCCGGAATACCCGATAGAGGCCCAAAAGGCCGGAATCGAGGGGGTTGTGTGGGTCCAAGTACTGGTCGATGAGGCGGGGACGGTGCAGAAAGTGATGATTAAGAAATCATCAGGAGAAAAGATGCTTGATGAGGCGGCATTAAAATCGGCTTACACCTGCAATTACATCCCCGGTGAGCAGGACGGGAAGCCGATAACGGTGTGGGTAGCATATAATATTACTTTTTCACTTGATGGAAAAGGCGATCAGCCGGAAAAAAACAGGAAGGTAATTAAGAAAGAAGGCTGA
- a CDS encoding BlaI/MecI/CopY family transcriptional regulator, with the protein MKKSKSRLFDRLSMRERQIMDIIYRMEKATAAEIHRTLPDPPSYSAVRALLGILEEKGFVRHEKEGRQYIYHPTLNRDTAARSAMKHLVRTFYDGSVENAVASLVSLSATQLTDDELERLEQVIREARAKEG; encoded by the coding sequence ATGAAAAAATCCAAATCCAGGCTGTTTGACCGGCTCTCCATGCGCGAACGCCAAATAATGGATATTATTTATCGGATGGAAAAGGCTACCGCCGCTGAAATCCATCGGACTCTCCCCGATCCCCCCAGCTACTCGGCGGTTCGGGCGCTTCTGGGGATTCTGGAGGAGAAGGGTTTTGTCCGGCACGAGAAAGAAGGGCGTCAGTATATTTATCATCCGACTCTCAACCGCGACACGGCGGCCCGTTCGGCTATGAAACATCTGGTGCGGACTTTTTATGATGGTTCGGTCGAAAACGCGGTTGCCTCGCTGGTCAGCCTATCGGCAACACAGCTTACCGATGACGAACTGGAACGGCTCGAACAGGTGATTCGCGAGGCACGGGCCAAGGAGGGATGA
- a CDS encoding metal-dependent transcriptional regulator → MMTPRLLSSSLEDYIETIYHLIDEKQSARVKDISRRLKVNYPSVTGALKALNKRNLVNYTPYEHVTLTPEGREIAADVIRRHEALRKFFVNVLSVEEHEADRAACEMEHAISKPILERIMRFVDFIETCPAGGAQWKEGLGYTCTHGIHAKKQTGSTKTKCPCKTQKKGRTRKKP, encoded by the coding sequence ATGATGACGCCTCGTTTATTAAGCTCCAGTCTCGAAGATTATATCGAAACGATTTATCATCTCATCGACGAAAAACAATCCGCCCGGGTAAAAGATATCTCCAGGCGTCTGAAGGTTAACTACCCTTCGGTAACCGGGGCCCTCAAAGCCCTGAACAAAAGAAACCTGGTCAATTATACCCCTTATGAACATGTTACCCTGACCCCCGAAGGCAGAGAGATCGCCGCCGATGTTATCAGAAGGCATGAAGCATTGCGGAAGTTTTTCGTAAATGTCCTTTCTGTCGAGGAACATGAAGCCGACCGGGCCGCCTGTGAAATGGAGCATGCCATATCCAAACCCATCCTTGAAAGGATTATGCGCTTCGTCGATTTCATCGAAACTTGCCCTGCGGGCGGCGCCCAATGGAAAGAGGGCCTCGGTTATACATGCACCCATGGAATCCATGCGAAAAAGCAGACCGGATCCACCAAAACCAAATGCCCGTGCAAAACACAGAAAAAAGGCCGGACGCGGAAAAAACCATGA